The sequence AGATTATCCATAGAATTATTTTATCTATCAGTAATCGTCAACAGCCAAAATCAAACGCGCGCTTAAATCAAATATTCGCATATGTCGCACGTTTCTAATAAATTATATCAATTTTACGCGAAAATTTCAAAGTATATATCAAATTTTTTTGTATACTGTAAACGCTTATATTCAATCAGGGCGCGTATATATGTAAAACGCGCGGAAAGGGACGAATAGGACGGAAGAGAAAATCCGAAGCGCTGACGCGAGCGGCAAATATTCTGCGCCGAGCGGGTTGACACGGGCAAAATTTGGCGCAATAATACGGGAAACTCCGGGGGAGCTGTAAAGCTGAGAGGAAGCGCGAGCTTCGACCCCAGACCTGATCCGGTCAATGCCGGCGTAGGGAGCGAGACCGATGACGCACAAGAAGCCCCGCTCGAGCAAGAGCGGGCTTTTGTTTTTGGAAGGCAGCGCTCTACAGCCTTAAGTGAAGAAGATAAATGTTTTCTGAAAGGAAGGATGGCAATGCGGCAGGGAATATACCGCGGGATAGCGATGTCGATAGCGGGAAGCGATTCGGGAGGCGGAGCCGGGATACAGGCCGACCTAAAGACCTTCGCCGCCCTTAAGGTCTTCGGCACTACCGCGATAACTGCGGTAACGGTGCAAAACTCGATAGGCGTGACGGGGATACACAGCGTGCCGCCGGAAATAATCAGAACTCAGATACTCTCGGTAGGCGGCGACTTCAAGCTCGACGCCGTCAAGACGGGGATGCTCGGCAACCGCGGTGCGGTGAGCGCGGCGGCTGCGGCGCTGCGCGAACTCCGCATCGAAAAGATAGTAGTCGACCCGGTGATGGTCGCGCAGAGCGGAGACACTCTGCTGGAAGAGGACGCGGTCGACGCAGTGAAAAAGCTCATCGTGCCGCTGGCCGCGATCGTAACGCCGAACCTGCCGGAAGCGGAAAAGCTGGCCGGCATGAAGATAAGCGGCGTGGACGACATGGCGGAGGCGGCGCGCGTGATAGCAAAGAGCGGCTGCGGCGCGGTGCTGGTGAAGGGGGGGCATCTGCCAGGCGAGCCTGAGACGATAACCGACGTGCTTTACAACGGCGGCAAAATATCTTTGCTGCGCGACAAGAGAATCGACACGAAGGCGAACCACGGCACGGGCTGCACGCTGAGCTCAGCGATCGCCGCGGAGCTCGCGGCCGGCTGCCGCCTCGAAGAAGCGGTGGGGCGCGGCAGAAAATATCTGCGCGCCGGACTGCTCAACGGGGTTACGGCCGGGCACGGCGCGGGCTGTCTCGGGCACGCCGTCGAGATGCCGTGGATAGAGGCAGCGCATGCCTGAGCCCCTCGTATATCAGATAACGAACGCGGTGTCGGCGCAGCTTCAGGCCGACTGCGTCGCACTGCTCGGCGGCTCTTCGATAATGACGCGCGCGCTGCAAGAGGCCGAAGAAAGCGCGGCCGCCTGCGACGCGTTGTTGATAAACACCGGCACGCCGCCGGAGAACGCTCTCGAACTCTACAGGAGCGCCGCGCGCGCCGCATCGGCGCATAACGCCCCGATGGTGCTCGACGCGGTAGGCTGCGGCTTCTCAAAATACCGCAGCGCGGTTATACGCACTCTGCTCGAAGAATTCCGCTTCTCCGTAATAAAGGGCAACG is a genomic window of Synergistes jonesii containing:
- the thiD gene encoding bifunctional hydroxymethylpyrimidine kinase/phosphomethylpyrimidine kinase; its protein translation is MRQGIYRGIAMSIAGSDSGGGAGIQADLKTFAALKVFGTTAITAVTVQNSIGVTGIHSVPPEIIRTQILSVGGDFKLDAVKTGMLGNRGAVSAAAAALRELRIEKIVVDPVMVAQSGDTLLEEDAVDAVKKLIVPLAAIVTPNLPEAEKLAGMKISGVDDMAEAARVIAKSGCGAVLVKGGHLPGEPETITDVLYNGGKISLLRDKRIDTKANHGTGCTLSSAIAAELAAGCRLEEAVGRGRKYLRAGLLNGVTAGHGAGCLGHAVEMPWIEAAHA